The Candidatus Zixiibacteriota bacterium genome includes a region encoding these proteins:
- a CDS encoding ComF family protein yields MSIAKRAAVLAKSMADDILRFIFFPECIVCEKPLSRQEAYFCEKCHDLAMETPEPMCPICRGEIAVGRRSCRECESESSISILWGCGVFDSFHRAIIHGIKYEGLLPLVTIAAETLAERLEKLSHLPSVDWIVPIPLHWTRRRQRGFNQSELIANSLGEKLGLPVSLRVLERVRRTLDQTGLNAKERVENMRGAFATCSRIDLSGRTILLVDDVTTTGATLNEAAKELRKAGCKNVFAAVIAVAGVD; encoded by the coding sequence ATGTCAATAGCAAAGAGGGCGGCAGTCTTAGCGAAATCGATGGCAGATGATATACTGCGATTCATCTTCTTTCCGGAGTGCATTGTCTGCGAGAAACCTCTGAGCAGGCAAGAGGCCTACTTCTGCGAGAAGTGTCATGATCTGGCGATGGAGACGCCAGAACCTATGTGTCCGATTTGCCGAGGCGAAATCGCTGTCGGGCGACGGAGCTGCAGGGAATGCGAATCTGAATCATCTATCTCGATTCTTTGGGGATGCGGTGTTTTTGATTCGTTCCATCGAGCGATTATTCACGGAATAAAATACGAGGGGCTGCTGCCACTGGTAACGATTGCTGCCGAGACGCTCGCGGAGCGGCTTGAAAAACTGTCACATCTTCCTTCGGTAGATTGGATCGTTCCCATTCCACTTCACTGGACACGCCGCAGACAGCGGGGATTCAACCAGTCGGAGTTAATTGCAAATTCGCTTGGTGAGAAGCTCGGTTTGCCCGTATCTTTGAGGGTGCTCGAAAGAGTCCGTAGGACTCTCGACCAGACGGGACTTAACGCCAAAGAAAGAGTGGAGAATATGCGGGGAGCATTCGCAACCTGTTCGAGAATCGATTTGTCCGGACGGACCATCTTGCTCGTCGACGATGTCACCACAACCGGCGCGACGCTCAATGAGGCTGCGAAGGAGTTGCGAAAGGCTGGATGCAAGAACGTGTTCGCAGCGGTGATCGCCGTGGCTGGTGTGGACTGA
- a CDS encoding Smr/MutS family protein: MDDEEIVEYPIDGTLDLHTFSPRDVKDLVPEYIDECLNRGILQIRIIHGKGTGTLRRIVRSILAGHPRVASYRHEGGSGGSWGATIVDIE; this comes from the coding sequence ATGGACGATGAAGAAATTGTAGAATACCCGATTGACGGCACGCTGGATCTGCATACGTTCTCGCCGCGCGATGTAAAAGACTTGGTTCCGGAGTATATCGATGAGTGCCTGAATCGCGGGATTCTCCAGATAAGGATCATTCACGGGAAAGGCACCGGCACGCTGCGGCGCATAGTCCGTTCGATTCTCGCAGGACATCCGAGAGTTGCTTCATATCGCCATGAAGGGGGTTCCGGTGGTTCCTGGGGAGCGACGATCGTCGATATCGAGTGA
- a CDS encoding glycosyltransferase family 2 protein, whose translation MSRVTSVIIARDEERNIARCIHSVRHLGPVIVSDSGSTDRTREIAADLGADVRLNEWRGFGLAKQAVSDLAVTEYILSIDADEVVSHKLAQMIQEVMDSSAALGGYYLPRVTNFCGSWVFHSGWYPDRVLRLFRKSDGKFTDDVLHESVRVDGNTAHLAGWLLHYSYPDMKSFSAKLDDYARLGSQKYRDRGGKLAALKMMFNPPVWFFKKFIIQRGFADGVTGLWIAVLTAIGQFLKYRYVLTGSGS comes from the coding sequence ATGAGCAGAGTAACATCGGTAATCATAGCCAGAGATGAAGAACGGAATATTGCCAGATGCATACACAGTGTGCGCCACCTTGGTCCTGTGATAGTATCTGACAGCGGCTCGACAGATCGCACGCGGGAGATAGCCGCGGATCTCGGTGCCGATGTGCGCCTGAACGAATGGCGCGGTTTCGGGCTGGCGAAGCAGGCTGTGTCCGATCTGGCAGTCACCGAGTACATTCTGTCGATAGATGCGGACGAAGTCGTAAGCCACAAACTGGCGCAAATGATTCAAGAAGTGATGGATTCGAGTGCCGCGCTGGGGGGATACTATCTGCCGAGAGTCACGAATTTTTGCGGGAGCTGGGTCTTTCATTCCGGTTGGTATCCCGACCGTGTGCTCAGACTCTTCAGAAAGAGTGACGGGAAGTTTACCGACGATGTGTTGCATGAGAGTGTCCGAGTCGACGGCAATACTGCCCACCTTGCCGGATGGCTGCTGCATTACAGCTATCCCGATATGAAGAGCTTCTCTGCGAAGCTCGATGATTATGCCCGCCTCGGATCGCAAAAGTACCGCGACCGTGGAGGCAAGCTCGCGGCGCTTAAGATGATGTTCAACCCTCCCGTCTGGTTCTTCAAGAAGTTCATAATTCAGAGGGGGTTTGCAGATGGTGTGACTGGATTGTGGATCGCTGTACTGACGGCAATAGGGCAGTTTCTGAAGTATCGTTATGTACTTACCGGGAGCGGATCATGA
- a CDS encoding glycosyltransferase family 4 protein, which produces MSEYSILHLDLGMNFRGGQRQSYNLIRYLRQNDIRCGCVVAAGGELERRLTEIGVAIFPVQYSGFDIVGEGMRLRRICNELGYKLLHAHDSHGHNLALTLKFISSDLKLLVTRRVVSGKSKTMMSRFKYTTSNIDLFIAVSSAVEQELLDWGVSDRRVTRIPSGVDLKYFRPVSTVEFSEKHSIPRDKIYIGTACALDSNKDVATLINAAAKLSYERDDFVLLVAGEGEGRSELEMLTRFIELEEKVFLLGQVDDMPEFYSLLDIYCLSSRSEGLGTSLIEAGACGCALVASDCGGPRDIIRDGQNGFLFPVDGDERLFQILKALVEDGERRRRVTKAFAECIDVYDMDSVCSEVVRQYNRIAQLAT; this is translated from the coding sequence ATGAGCGAATACTCGATCTTGCACCTCGATCTTGGCATGAATTTTCGCGGCGGTCAGCGTCAATCATATAATCTCATCAGATATCTCAGGCAGAACGACATAAGATGCGGATGCGTTGTCGCAGCAGGAGGCGAACTCGAGCGGCGACTGACCGAGATCGGAGTCGCCATATTTCCCGTGCAGTACAGCGGATTTGACATCGTTGGTGAAGGTATGCGATTGCGCAGGATATGCAACGAGCTCGGTTACAAGCTGTTGCATGCCCATGATTCACACGGCCACAATCTGGCACTTACGCTCAAATTCATTAGTTCCGACCTCAAATTGCTGGTGACTCGCAGAGTGGTCAGCGGTAAATCAAAGACAATGATGTCGCGTTTCAAATACACTACTTCAAACATTGATCTCTTTATTGCGGTATCATCAGCGGTGGAGCAGGAATTGCTGGATTGGGGCGTGTCCGACAGGCGGGTCACCCGTATCCCAAGTGGTGTGGACCTTAAGTATTTCAGGCCGGTTTCCACGGTTGAATTCAGTGAGAAACATTCGATACCGCGAGATAAGATCTATATAGGTACAGCGTGCGCTCTCGATAGTAATAAGGATGTCGCGACATTAATTAACGCAGCAGCGAAACTTTCTTACGAGCGCGATGATTTTGTACTATTAGTGGCAGGGGAAGGCGAGGGACGCTCTGAACTCGAAATGCTCACACGATTTATTGAACTGGAGGAGAAGGTCTTTCTTCTCGGGCAGGTAGATGATATGCCGGAATTCTACAGTCTGCTTGACATCTACTGCCTTTCCTCTCGTTCTGAGGGGCTCGGGACGTCGTTGATCGAGGCAGGCGCGTGTGGCTGCGCGCTGGTGGCATCAGACTGTGGCGGCCCCCGGGATATCATTCGCGACGGTCAGAACGGGTTTCTTTTTCCGGTAGATGGGGATGAGAGACTGTTTCAGATTCTGAAAGCACTTGTTGAAGATGGCGAGAGACGCCGCAGAGTGACGAAAGCTTTTGCCGAATGTATCGATGTATATGATATGGATAGCGTTTGCTCAGAAGTCGTGCGCCAATATAATCGGATAGCTCAATTGGCGACATAG
- a CDS encoding glycosyltransferase family 9 protein produces MGLDPKNATGRFLKNIEIYFKWMVLVWFVALGGVRRKRGKFDPRKLRRVLFVRHDKLGDMIISLPIFHNLKRFFPNIEIDVLCGRDNNMIIEHDPNISRILFYRKEPLADLRRIFEMRRRKHDAIVDMTFGESVTATILLSLIGPGAFKLGAGKSRLAGFFDLTVDQDVRHGPHIIESTATLLNLFGIRLDDCNLVPKMYLIDEDERKGRSFLEPIKSNHDTVIGINLSAGRPARTWPVEKYVELIGMLYSGFENAGFVLTAAPSERWKIEKVMSVHMKRIYPIPEGFSIREIAGLLKHLDYLITPDTSIGHIASCVNLPTLAIYPGNMDNFAVWRPFNPCVRAINSPDFYRVEYLDVEPVFEAFCSLVAEEKSEAMS; encoded by the coding sequence GTGGGATTAGATCCGAAGAACGCCACAGGTAGGTTTCTGAAGAACATTGAAATCTACTTCAAGTGGATGGTACTTGTTTGGTTTGTTGCATTGGGGGGTGTGCGCAGGAAGCGCGGGAAGTTCGATCCGCGCAAGTTGAGGCGCGTTCTCTTTGTCAGACACGACAAACTTGGGGATATGATTATATCTCTACCGATTTTTCACAATCTGAAGCGGTTCTTTCCGAATATCGAGATCGACGTTTTATGCGGACGAGACAACAATATGATTATTGAACACGATCCTAACATATCGAGAATCCTGTTCTATAGAAAGGAGCCGTTGGCTGATCTGAGACGAATATTCGAGATGCGCAGGCGGAAACATGACGCGATAGTCGACATGACGTTCGGAGAGTCGGTGACAGCGACGATTCTTCTGTCATTAATCGGTCCCGGTGCGTTCAAGCTTGGCGCGGGAAAATCACGCCTCGCTGGATTCTTCGATCTGACTGTCGATCAGGATGTCAGACACGGACCTCATATCATTGAATCGACTGCGACTCTGCTCAATCTCTTCGGGATTCGTCTCGATGACTGCAACCTGGTTCCGAAGATGTACCTCATCGACGAAGACGAGCGTAAGGGCAGGAGTTTCCTTGAACCGATCAAATCTAATCATGATACGGTAATAGGGATCAACCTGTCGGCAGGGCGTCCGGCGCGAACCTGGCCCGTTGAGAAGTACGTTGAGCTGATCGGAATGCTATACTCCGGATTCGAGAATGCCGGATTTGTGCTGACTGCCGCTCCGAGCGAGAGATGGAAGATTGAAAAAGTAATGAGCGTACATATGAAGAGGATATATCCGATCCCTGAAGGTTTTTCGATAAGAGAGATTGCGGGATTGCTCAAACATCTCGATTATCTCATTACGCCGGATACATCGATTGGCCACATTGCAAGCTGTGTCAATCTGCCGACGCTCGCTATTTATCCCGGCAACATGGACAATTTTGCCGTCTGGAGGCCATTCAATCCGTGCGTGAGAGCGATAAACTCCCCCGATTTCTATAGGGTGGAGTATTTGGACGTGGAACCTGTTTTCGAGGCGTTCTGCAGCCTTGTGGCTGAAGAGAAATCGGAAGCGATGTCCTAA
- a CDS encoding tetratricopeptide repeat protein, with protein MAKQKNYVIRDILIIAGVLSLVGVVYSSVYLAGADKTTRGMSEMPITTIDTDDPSEIIQVGNQLMDAGRFPEAISHYSRALALDSSLVDVTVDRGSCYFGLEMYDEALADFFRALSLQPYHAIAYFNIGIVNGRRGNDSLMAVYWEKYLGLAPDGELSDQVRQYLDQHKNAEVEQDAGM; from the coding sequence TTGGCTAAGCAGAAGAACTATGTGATTCGAGATATATTGATTATCGCGGGTGTTCTTTCACTCGTTGGAGTGGTATACTCCTCCGTCTATTTGGCAGGTGCTGACAAGACGACACGGGGGATGTCGGAGATGCCCATCACAACAATCGATACCGATGACCCATCGGAGATTATTCAGGTCGGAAATCAGCTCATGGATGCGGGGCGATTTCCCGAGGCAATATCGCACTATAGTCGCGCTTTGGCTCTCGATTCATCTCTTGTCGATGTAACCGTCGACCGTGGGTCCTGCTACTTCGGGCTTGAGATGTATGATGAAGCCCTCGCGGATTTCTTCAGAGCGCTATCTTTGCAGCCCTATCACGCGATCGCTTACTTCAATATAGGCATTGTAAACGGCAGGCGCGGCAATGACTCCTTAATGGCCGTGTACTGGGAGAAATACCTGGGATTGGCTCCAGATGGTGAGCTTTCCGATCAGGTGCGTCAGTATCTCGATCAGCATAAGAATGCCGAGGTCGAGCAGGATGCCGGAATGTAG
- a CDS encoding site-2 protease family protein yields the protein MIHALMAIPIFLFSLTVHEFAHGYIAYKFGDPTARNAGRLTLNPVPHIDIMGALVFVLSGFRFGWAKPVPVAPQYFRDYKKGILWSAAAGPISNMILAFGFGLLYRIFPYFVSDPQLAAIISDFVQYAVIINCALAFFNMIPLPPLDGSKVLFGILPERYEHIVIQLERIGPVGLMVLIGIGFVTGVSAIWLIIGPFVSFFFRLFTGI from the coding sequence ATGATTCACGCGCTGATGGCGATACCGATATTCTTATTCTCACTGACGGTGCATGAATTCGCACATGGGTACATCGCATACAAGTTTGGTGATCCCACAGCCAGGAACGCTGGAAGACTCACGCTGAACCCTGTTCCACACATCGATATCATGGGAGCACTTGTTTTCGTCCTCTCCGGATTCAGGTTCGGATGGGCGAAACCCGTGCCTGTGGCTCCGCAATATTTTAGAGATTATAAGAAGGGAATTCTATGGTCAGCAGCAGCCGGGCCGATCTCGAATATGATTCTGGCGTTCGGCTTTGGACTCCTATACAGGATATTTCCATATTTTGTGAGCGATCCTCAGTTGGCTGCGATAATTTCAGATTTTGTGCAATATGCAGTCATCATCAACTGCGCTCTTGCTTTCTTCAACATGATTCCCCTACCGCCGCTTGATGGCTCAAAAGTATTGTTCGGGATACTGCCGGAGAGATATGAGCATATAGTCATACAACTCGAAAGAATCGGTCCGGTCGGGTTGATGGTGCTGATAGGCATAGGCTTTGTAACTGGCGTTTCTGCAATTTGGTTGATAATTGGTCCATTTGTTAGCTTCTTCTTCAGACTCTTTACCGGCATTTAG
- a CDS encoding bifunctional (p)ppGpp synthetase/guanosine-3',5'-bis(diphosphate) 3'-pyrophosphohydrolase, whose protein sequence is MPVSAGKRYGLANLAEFIIAVETFNANINVSLLKRAFEYAEKAHKDQKRISGDPYMLHAVQTALILAEQHLDSATMAAGLLHDVVEDTDVTIKDIEKEFGTEIAELVDGVTRISTYSAQSVVESQAENFRKMLLSMAHDIRVILIKLADRLHNMRTLDHLPVEKQMRIASETYEVYAPLANRFGMAKIKWELEDLSLKYLQPERYADIMSKINETVVEREAFVAEIVKPLSEAFEKSGLKASIKGRAKSTDSISRKMETKGREFEEIYDLFAIRIIVDTVGECYMALGLVHQILKPSGIGFDDYIANPKGNGYQSLHTNVIGPKGRLVEIQIRTRQMHYTAEYGIASHWLYKEGKKEVDPSDKQFNWLREVLDWQKDMTNPAEFLEYLKIDLFHDEVFVFTPQGELKHLPANSTPLDFAFSVHTNIGLHCSGARVNGKLVPLGTKLSSGDEVEILTSPNQEPSRDWLKLVSTSKARSKVKRFLRLKGFEQSVSLGKEMIEKALRKKKLKFPTERQLTDCAHALSYTTVESLYAAVGQGDVSVVHLQSKLFPVEEEATKQSKVKSFIDRARGSKGIRIQGLDNMMFRFAQCCQPVPGEKIIGFITRGRGMSIHRSDCAVALRMTEDAERLIDVEWDVGKDDEFLVRIEMVVEDRKNVLRDVLDSLSAEDVNIRDAGMKSHEGYAQGQLVIEIRNLSHLERVLDKIRRTKGVQSVWRSQGGKDEQ, encoded by the coding sequence GTGCCTGTATCCGCAGGAAAAAGATATGGACTCGCGAATCTGGCCGAGTTTATTATTGCTGTTGAGACATTCAATGCGAATATCAATGTCTCTCTGCTGAAACGTGCCTTCGAGTATGCTGAGAAGGCGCACAAAGATCAGAAGAGGATCTCAGGCGACCCCTACATGCTGCATGCGGTGCAGACCGCGCTGATTCTCGCGGAGCAGCATCTTGATTCGGCGACCATGGCTGCGGGACTTTTGCACGATGTCGTGGAAGACACCGATGTCACGATTAAGGACATCGAGAAGGAATTCGGCACAGAGATTGCAGAATTGGTAGATGGTGTCACCCGGATTTCGACCTACAGCGCGCAGTCGGTAGTCGAGTCCCAAGCGGAGAACTTCCGCAAGATGCTTCTATCCATGGCGCATGATATCAGAGTGATTCTGATTAAGCTCGCCGATCGGTTGCACAACATGCGAACGCTGGATCATCTCCCAGTGGAAAAGCAGATGAGAATCGCCTCCGAAACATATGAAGTCTATGCTCCACTAGCCAACCGTTTCGGTATGGCGAAGATTAAATGGGAACTTGAAGATCTCTCTCTCAAGTATTTGCAGCCTGAGCGGTATGCGGATATCATGAGCAAGATAAACGAGACGGTGGTGGAACGAGAGGCGTTCGTTGCCGAAATCGTGAAACCGCTTTCAGAGGCGTTTGAGAAGAGCGGTCTTAAGGCATCGATTAAGGGGCGCGCTAAATCGACAGATTCCATTTCACGCAAAATGGAGACGAAAGGCAGAGAATTCGAGGAGATATATGATCTGTTCGCGATACGGATAATTGTCGACACTGTTGGGGAGTGTTACATGGCACTCGGGCTTGTACATCAGATTCTGAAGCCATCGGGCATTGGTTTTGACGACTACATAGCTAATCCCAAAGGCAACGGCTATCAATCGTTACATACGAACGTGATTGGACCAAAGGGAAGACTGGTCGAGATTCAGATACGAACTCGCCAGATGCACTATACGGCTGAGTACGGGATTGCCTCTCATTGGTTATATAAAGAGGGGAAGAAGGAAGTCGACCCGTCGGACAAGCAGTTCAACTGGCTGCGAGAGGTTCTCGACTGGCAGAAAGACATGACGAACCCGGCGGAGTTTCTCGAATACCTCAAGATCGACCTTTTCCATGATGAAGTTTTTGTGTTTACGCCCCAGGGTGAGTTGAAGCATCTCCCTGCAAATTCCACACCGCTCGATTTCGCATTTTCCGTACACACAAACATCGGGTTGCACTGTTCCGGGGCCAGAGTCAATGGCAAACTCGTTCCTCTCGGCACCAAACTCAGCAGTGGAGACGAGGTCGAAATCTTGACATCGCCTAACCAGGAGCCGAGCCGTGATTGGCTGAAGCTCGTCAGCACGTCAAAAGCCCGCTCGAAAGTAAAGCGATTTCTGAGGCTGAAGGGTTTTGAGCAGTCGGTAAGTCTGGGTAAGGAGATGATCGAGAAAGCACTCCGAAAGAAGAAGCTGAAGTTTCCGACAGAACGCCAACTGACGGATTGCGCTCATGCATTGTCATACACCACTGTCGAGTCCCTCTACGCAGCAGTAGGGCAGGGCGATGTATCGGTGGTACATTTGCAGTCCAAGCTGTTTCCAGTTGAGGAAGAGGCAACCAAACAATCGAAGGTGAAGAGCTTCATCGATAGAGCACGCGGCTCGAAAGGTATCAGGATCCAGGGATTGGACAATATGATGTTCCGCTTCGCTCAATGCTGCCAGCCTGTGCCTGGCGAGAAGATCATTGGGTTTATTACGCGTGGTCGCGGCATGTCAATTCACCGGTCCGACTGCGCGGTTGCGCTGAGAATGACCGAGGATGCTGAACGTCTCATAGATGTCGAGTGGGATGTTGGCAAAGATGACGAATTTCTCGTAAGAATCGAAATGGTTGTCGAGGACCGCAAGAATGTCCTGCGTGACGTGCTTGATTCCCTGTCAGCAGAGGATGTCAACATTCGTGACGCCGGTATGAAATCGCACGAGGGATATGCGCAAGGTCAGCTTGTGATAGAAATCAGGAACCTAAGCCATCTAGAGAGGGTTCTTGACAAAATACGACGGACCAAGGGCGTGCAATCTGTCTGGCGATCTCAGGGCGGCAAGGACGAACAGTAG
- a CDS encoding ABC transporter ATP-binding protein/permease has product MPTLRRVIRQVSPYWKHVSLSAFCMVMFALLSGALIWMIGPLLRTLFVAGVESTENMPEISQSANGFANNVTGLVESVKVGLQGFIDSLIVDATPLLTLKNLCIVVVTIAVAKALFFYLQGYLMAYVEQRFIKNLRDDLFIKFQRLSLSYFHGARTGELLSRVTNDVNVLRESLDQGFNRIIREPLLILIFIGFMTILSWKLTIVTLVVLPVSFYLIYLIGKALRRVSARAQARMADVNSVLEENVSNMRVVKAFGAATFEIAKFMSVTEQYFRALLKISRMRLLSSPVNEFLGTLAGVVILWYGGRQVLGESLLKPEDFMLYVLAMFSIIAPAKSLSTLHVRVQEGLAAADRIFDVLDTPVKVIDKPNAKKIDSFKHEIRYESVSFEYDTGGEVLRQIDFNVKQGEIVAVVGPSGAGKSTLLDLLPRFYDPTKGRITIDGTDLRDLDINSLRALFGIVTQETMLFNDSVYANIAYGLDKVSKDGVVKAAEIANAHDFISSFENEYETPIGNRGVMLSGGQRQRIAIARAILRSPQILIFDEATSALDTESEQLVQEAIDRLMVDRTVLVIAHRLSTILHADKILVLGDGRLIQSGTHEELVNISGLYQRLYNLQFKVNNGGIRSEERHR; this is encoded by the coding sequence ATGCCGACTCTAAGGCGTGTCATAAGGCAAGTATCTCCATACTGGAAGCACGTTTCGTTATCCGCATTCTGTATGGTGATGTTCGCTCTGCTTTCGGGAGCTCTGATATGGATGATCGGACCTCTGCTCAGGACGCTGTTCGTGGCCGGCGTTGAATCTACTGAGAACATGCCGGAAATCAGCCAATCCGCGAATGGATTTGCAAATAATGTCACCGGTCTTGTGGAAAGCGTAAAGGTTGGCTTGCAGGGATTTATCGACAGCCTTATCGTTGATGCTACACCCCTTCTGACGCTCAAGAATCTCTGCATTGTTGTGGTCACTATAGCGGTGGCAAAAGCGCTGTTCTTCTATCTTCAGGGCTATCTGATGGCATATGTGGAGCAGAGGTTCATCAAGAATTTGCGCGATGACCTGTTCATCAAGTTTCAGAGGCTGTCGCTGAGCTACTTCCACGGTGCGCGGACAGGGGAACTTCTTTCACGTGTCACAAATGATGTGAACGTGTTGCGTGAATCACTCGACCAGGGATTTAACAGAATAATCCGCGAGCCATTGCTGATACTGATATTTATCGGATTCATGACGATCTTGTCCTGGAAGCTCACTATTGTCACTTTGGTGGTTCTTCCGGTCAGTTTCTACCTGATTTATCTGATCGGGAAAGCGCTCCGGCGCGTATCAGCACGCGCACAGGCACGGATGGCTGATGTTAACTCAGTACTTGAAGAGAACGTGTCTAACATGCGAGTTGTCAAGGCATTCGGAGCTGCGACATTTGAGATCGCGAAGTTCATGTCTGTAACAGAGCAGTATTTTCGTGCGCTTCTGAAAATCTCTCGGATGCGTTTGCTGTCAAGTCCGGTCAACGAATTCCTGGGGACACTTGCTGGTGTGGTGATCCTCTGGTATGGTGGCAGGCAGGTGCTTGGCGAATCGCTTCTGAAGCCGGAAGACTTCATGCTGTACGTGCTTGCGATGTTCTCGATCATCGCCCCGGCGAAGTCTCTGTCTACTCTGCATGTCAGGGTGCAAGAGGGGTTGGCTGCGGCTGACCGCATCTTTGATGTGCTCGACACTCCCGTAAAGGTCATTGACAAGCCGAATGCTAAGAAGATTGACTCGTTCAAACACGAGATTCGGTACGAGTCTGTCTCGTTTGAGTACGATACCGGCGGAGAAGTGCTGAGGCAGATTGATTTCAATGTCAAGCAGGGGGAGATCGTTGCTGTTGTGGGACCTTCAGGCGCCGGGAAATCTACTCTGCTAGATCTGCTGCCTAGATTCTACGATCCGACTAAAGGCAGGATTACTATCGATGGTACTGATCTGCGTGATCTCGACATCAACTCTTTGCGTGCTCTATTTGGTATCGTCACACAGGAAACGATGCTATTCAATGATTCAGTGTACGCTAATATCGCTTATGGACTCGATAAGGTGAGTAAAGACGGTGTTGTAAAGGCTGCTGAAATTGCCAATGCTCACGATTTCATATCGTCTTTCGAGAATGAGTATGAGACTCCAATCGGGAACCGGGGGGTTATGCTTTCCGGGGGGCAGCGACAGCGAATAGCTATTGCGCGTGCGATTCTGAGAAGCCCGCAGATTCTGATATTCGATGAGGCGACTTCGGCTCTCGATACCGAGTCTGAGCAACTCGTACAGGAAGCTATCGACCGCCTGATGGTCGACAGGACTGTACTGGTGATAGCGCACAGGCTGTCGACTATTCTGCACGCCGACAAGATACTGGTGCTCGGTGATGGAAGGCTGATTCAAAGCGGCACACATGAAGAACTGGTCAACATCAGTGGATTGTATCAGCGACTCTACAATCTTCAGTTCAAGGTGAATAACGGTGGGATTAGATCCGAAGAACGCCACAGGTAG
- a CDS encoding DNA-3-methyladenine glycosylase — protein MKPISPTWTRDKLAPLPREYYARPTLEVAQDLLGKYLTRVIDGEQLRGTIVEVEAYIGEDDPACHARFGLTNRNRVMYCEGGFSYVYFVYGMYNMLNVVTEKSAFPAAVLIRALEPVSGLEKMRELRGKDRVADLTNGPGKLCDALGIDTSLSGIDLTSNQLYISNGDVGEFNIASSGRIGIKEGTERQWRFFIEGNRFVSKWDSENRE, from the coding sequence ATGAAACCAATATCGCCGACATGGACGAGGGATAAACTTGCGCCGCTGCCTCGTGAATACTATGCGAGGCCGACACTTGAGGTGGCGCAGGACTTGCTCGGTAAGTATCTGACGCGCGTCATCGACGGCGAGCAACTCAGAGGCACGATCGTTGAGGTGGAGGCCTACATTGGCGAGGATGATCCCGCATGTCATGCCAGATTCGGGCTGACCAATCGGAATAGAGTCATGTACTGCGAGGGTGGATTCTCCTATGTCTACTTTGTTTACGGTATGTACAACATGTTAAATGTTGTCACTGAGAAGAGTGCTTTCCCCGCAGCTGTGTTGATCAGAGCGCTCGAACCGGTATCGGGACTCGAGAAGATGAGAGAACTTCGCGGAAAAGACCGTGTCGCCGACCTTACCAACGGTCCCGGGAAGCTCTGTGATGCGCTCGGCATCGACACGTCGCTTTCCGGCATTGATCTGACCAGCAATCAGCTCTACATATCGAATGGTGATGTCGGGGAGTTCAATATCGCATCATCGGGCCGCATCGGTATCAAGGAAGGGACCGAGAGACAGTGGCGGTTTTTCATTGAGGGCAATCGTTTTGTATCGAAGTGGGATTCTGAGAATCGCGAATAG